A genomic region of Pseudoalteromonas piscicida contains the following coding sequences:
- a CDS encoding GntR family transcriptional regulator, whose product MLDLIHVNPNSAEPIYKQLFDQIVRLIVSGKAQAGEELPSVRKLAEHFSVNPMTVSRAIGQLVDQGWLERRRGQPTRVAQQQTTQQTDNLLHKNLDILISDAKQLGISKTELISLIDKNWGQE is encoded by the coding sequence ATGCTAGATCTTATTCATGTCAACCCCAACAGCGCAGAGCCGATTTATAAGCAGCTATTTGATCAGATAGTGCGTTTAATTGTGTCGGGTAAAGCACAAGCCGGAGAAGAGCTACCTTCTGTAAGAAAGCTAGCTGAACACTTCTCGGTAAATCCGATGACCGTCTCTCGGGCTATCGGGCAACTTGTCGATCAAGGTTGGCTTGAACGAAGACGCGGCCAACCGACACGCGTTGCACAGCAGCAAACTACACAACAGACCGATAATCTACTCCATAAAAACCTAGATATTTTAATTAGTGATGCGAAACAGCTTGGGATCAGTAAGACTGAATTGATATCATTAATTGATAAAAATTGGGGACAAGAATAA
- a CDS encoding ABC transporter ATP-binding protein: MIQVDNLYKKIGEVNALDGLSFTARDGQITGLLGPNGAGKTTCLRTVFGLLQADQGMASIDSIDVAKEPTRAKQQLGLFPDPCGLYERMTPREYTQFYAELSGMDAKSAAAATQEVLEKLQMLDIADRRCKGFSQGQRMKTALAQAIVHKPTNIVLDEPTRGLDVMSTRVLRDLLLMLKAQGHCVLFSSHVMQEVAALCDHVVVMAKGKVVAEGSPQALCEQTGKASLEEAFITLIGTDEGIAA; encoded by the coding sequence ATGATCCAAGTAGATAACTTATATAAAAAGATTGGTGAAGTGAACGCGCTAGACGGGCTGTCATTTACCGCTCGTGATGGTCAAATTACGGGACTATTGGGACCAAATGGGGCAGGTAAAACGACTTGTTTACGGACCGTATTTGGCCTGCTCCAAGCTGATCAAGGTATGGCGTCTATCGATAGTATTGATGTTGCCAAAGAACCGACCAGAGCAAAACAACAATTAGGGCTGTTCCCAGACCCGTGTGGACTCTACGAGCGAATGACACCGCGTGAATATACCCAATTTTACGCTGAACTAAGTGGCATGGACGCAAAATCGGCCGCTGCCGCGACGCAAGAAGTGTTAGAAAAGCTGCAAATGTTGGATATCGCGGATAGGCGCTGTAAAGGCTTTTCACAAGGTCAAAGAATGAAAACAGCGTTGGCGCAGGCAATCGTGCATAAACCAACGAATATTGTACTTGATGAGCCAACGCGTGGTTTAGATGTAATGAGTACCAGAGTATTACGGGATTTGTTGTTGATGCTTAAGGCGCAAGGTCACTGTGTCTTGTTTTCTAGCCACGTGATGCAAGAAGTTGCAGCACTTTGCGATCATGTGGTGGTCATGGCGAAAGGCAAAGTGGTCGCGGAAGGTTCTCCACAAGCTCTATGTGAACAAACAGGTAAAGCATCGCTTGAGGAAGCTTTCATTACCCTAATCGGTACGGATGAAGGAATTGCAGCATGA
- a CDS encoding ABC transporter ATP-binding protein, whose translation MTSPLLQFTKIHKQFADKPVLEDINLIIEPGMVMGLLGRNGAGKTTLLRIALGLIEQNSGEVSCLNSSNIELSPTCKSQIGYVPQQPCGYQGFKVKDALALHRSFYPNWDITLEQEWLSRFELDEHKLVSNLSVGQQQSLALIMAMSYRPKLLILDEPVSSLDPIARREFMSDLFELALESSSGVLFSSHITSDVERVASHIAIIKDGKVLVTGELDTLKEQIRLVPHHLTSKLPSGNVLHQSERFSIYQAHDSANWSADLQQSHSNLEQLFVELHA comes from the coding sequence ATGACAAGCCCACTACTACAATTTACTAAAATCCATAAACAATTTGCCGACAAGCCGGTTCTTGAAGACATAAATCTTATTATTGAACCTGGCATGGTTATGGGTTTACTAGGACGAAACGGGGCCGGTAAAACGACACTACTGCGAATTGCACTTGGGTTAATCGAACAAAATAGTGGTGAGGTTAGCTGCCTCAACAGCAGCAACATAGAACTGAGCCCTACGTGCAAAAGCCAAATTGGCTATGTGCCACAACAGCCCTGTGGCTATCAAGGTTTTAAAGTCAAAGACGCTCTCGCACTGCACCGCAGCTTTTATCCAAATTGGGATATTACACTTGAGCAAGAATGGCTTTCTCGCTTCGAGTTAGACGAACACAAGCTGGTAAGTAACCTTTCTGTTGGTCAACAACAAAGTCTAGCGCTGATAATGGCGATGTCGTACCGACCTAAGTTACTGATCCTTGACGAACCAGTGTCAAGTCTCGACCCCATTGCACGCCGGGAATTTATGTCGGACTTATTCGAGTTAGCACTTGAGTCCAGCTCCGGTGTACTTTTCTCCTCGCATATTACATCTGACGTTGAGCGCGTTGCGAGTCATATTGCCATTATTAAAGATGGTAAGGTTTTGGTTACTGGCGAATTAGATACACTGAAGGAACAAATTAGGCTTGTACCACATCATCTTACAAGCAAACTGCCATCCGGAAACGTACTTCATCAATCTGAACGTTTTAGCATTTATCAAGCTCACGACAGTGCAAACTGGTCAGCAGACCTACAGCAAAGCCATAGCAACCTTGAGCAGCTCTTTGTGGAGCTACACGCATGA
- a CDS encoding ABC transporter permease: protein MMKLISVLFKKEVLDASRDKRSVMAGLYYCIGAPILMCVLFTVMFKQMASPDALKITINNAENAPNLVQFLASKEIEHGEGEEVKAITLEVSEDYQENMMQGKSATVFIIADKSEQKLRSSINRLERNLMLYNSEVASLRLVARGIDPTIARAIDVQTHDQATPTSKGGFVLGIATLSIIISLFYAAMGMAIDSSAGERERNSLQLLLSHPISTMHIVLAKVGAIAGFSIIALVLTTIVSKFAYNMVPWEMMGFTVIIGPKFIISAIIIGLPIALMSASLLIFISFLAKSFKEAQSYVAMALFIPVMMSMATTYDIATDIMQWMPIAAQQNAMIEIIKGNAIPVPQLLLSSAVTLGLFAIFTYLSSRMLKSEKVVFGL, encoded by the coding sequence ATGATGAAATTAATCTCAGTTTTATTTAAAAAAGAAGTGTTAGACGCAAGCCGCGACAAACGTTCAGTGATGGCTGGCCTTTACTATTGCATCGGTGCACCTATTCTAATGTGTGTATTATTTACCGTCATGTTTAAGCAAATGGCCTCGCCTGATGCACTCAAAATCACCATTAATAATGCGGAGAATGCGCCCAACTTAGTACAATTTTTAGCGAGTAAAGAAATTGAACATGGTGAAGGCGAAGAGGTTAAAGCCATTACCTTGGAGGTAAGCGAAGATTACCAAGAGAATATGATGCAAGGTAAGAGCGCGACGGTATTTATCATCGCTGATAAGTCGGAGCAAAAGCTACGCTCATCAATTAATCGACTAGAGCGTAACCTCATGTTATACAACAGCGAAGTTGCTTCATTGCGGTTAGTCGCGCGTGGTATCGATCCGACAATTGCACGTGCGATAGATGTTCAAACTCATGACCAAGCGACACCAACCTCTAAAGGGGGCTTCGTATTAGGTATTGCAACGTTATCTATTATTATTTCACTATTTTATGCGGCGATGGGTATGGCAATTGACAGTAGTGCAGGGGAGCGTGAACGCAACTCTTTACAGCTATTACTTAGCCACCCGATAAGTACTATGCATATTGTGTTAGCTAAAGTGGGGGCAATTGCAGGTTTCTCTATCATTGCTTTAGTGTTAACCACCATAGTATCAAAGTTTGCGTATAATATGGTGCCTTGGGAAATGATGGGCTTTACGGTGATTATTGGTCCTAAATTCATTATTTCGGCAATTATCATTGGCCTGCCTATTGCGCTAATGTCAGCCAGTTTATTGATATTTATCTCTTTCTTGGCTAAATCATTTAAAGAAGCGCAATCTTATGTAGCGATGGCGCTGTTCATTCCGGTAATGATGAGTATGGCAACGACCTATGATATTGCTACCGACATTATGCAGTGGATGCCGATCGCAGCGCAGCAAAACGCAATGATTGAAATCATTAAAGGCAATGCGATACCGGTACCACAACTATTGTTGTCGAGCGCGGTAACGCTGGGGTTGTTTGCTATTTTCACCTACCTAAGCAGTCGTATGCTAAAAAGTGAAAAGGTAGTGTTCGGCCTATAA
- the ttcA gene encoding tRNA 2-thiocytidine(32) synthetase TtcA, with translation MTEQDNRKEVLEFNKLQKRLRRNVGNAIKDYNMIEEGDVVMACISGGKDSFAMLDILLSLKKAAPIHFDVVAVNLDQKQPGFPEHILPEYFETLDIPYYIIDKDTYSVVKEKVPEGKTTCGLCSRLRRGTLYSFAEKIGATKIALGHHLDDIVETLFLNMFYGARMKAMPPKLRSDDGRNVVIRPLTYAREKDLIQYAEHKDFPIIPCNLCGSQENLQRQNIKSMLVEWDKKTPGRVENIFKSIQNVSPSQLADTELFDFESLPLDRDGEREAYDFNEAVVSSTNIDESLFIDVTNI, from the coding sequence ATGACAGAGCAAGATAATCGCAAAGAAGTTTTAGAGTTTAATAAGCTGCAAAAGCGTCTGCGCCGTAATGTCGGCAACGCCATCAAAGATTACAATATGATCGAAGAAGGCGATGTGGTGATGGCTTGTATCAGCGGTGGTAAGGATTCATTCGCCATGCTAGATATTTTACTTAGCCTAAAAAAAGCGGCACCAATTCACTTTGATGTGGTGGCGGTCAATCTGGATCAAAAGCAGCCTGGGTTCCCTGAGCATATCTTGCCTGAGTACTTCGAAACGTTAGACATTCCTTATTACATCATTGATAAAGATACTTACTCAGTCGTAAAAGAGAAAGTACCAGAGGGCAAAACGACTTGTGGTCTTTGTTCACGCTTGCGTCGTGGCACTTTGTACTCATTTGCGGAAAAGATTGGCGCAACTAAAATCGCACTGGGCCATCACTTAGATGATATCGTTGAAACGCTGTTTTTAAACATGTTCTACGGTGCAAGAATGAAAGCGATGCCACCAAAGCTGCGCTCTGATGATGGTCGTAATGTGGTGATCCGCCCGCTCACTTATGCGCGTGAAAAAGATCTAATTCAATACGCTGAACATAAGGATTTTCCTATTATTCCGTGCAACCTATGTGGTTCGCAAGAAAACCTGCAACGTCAAAACATTAAATCTATGTTGGTAGAGTGGGATAAGAAAACACCTGGTCGAGTAGAGAATATTTTCAAATCAATTCAAAATGTTAGTCCAAGCCAGCTGGCTGACACTGAACTCTTTGACTTCGAAAGTCTGCCTCTAGATAGAGACGGTGAACGTGAGGCTTATGACTTTAATGAAGCAGTGGTTTCCTCGACGAACATTGATGAATCATTGTTTATTGATGTAACCAATATTTAA
- a CDS encoding alpha/beta hydrolase, with the protein MKKPFKFKKSLVKLALLPLVLGTGLPLQAATSTAELSACYAKGLSDRAQCGKISQPLSETKTEQKIDIHFMVIPAIKPLYPQEAIIAFAGGPGQSATEIAANFERILKYARENRDIILVDQRGTGKSNLLQCDMDDLEQQFALNDTLLGLDFYKEDALKCKEKLDTDLSDYTTVAAAKDFDAVRVALGYSKLHLYGGSYGTRIALEYMRQFPDSVASAVLDGLAPNNQSLMAIGGAIEDSLNALFAQCEADKKCANSYPNLKQQWQSLLNQVEQTPIEVSVLHPRTSKPLAMTMTKMKLFSAIRMALYSHSFRALVPLAISEATKGNLAPLVGMMAPSEDGLGLTMGMHQAIVCGEDWPRLTAADKAKYSENYMGKMMITGLDATCPIWNVSPVPSSYYEPVASDIPTLLLSGGLDPATPAKWAEVAMEKLSNATHLVAPTATHIVAGQSCANKLIAKFYDEKTVGDFDISCLEEDTRKQFFMNINGPATANKE; encoded by the coding sequence ATGAAAAAGCCATTTAAGTTTAAGAAAAGCTTAGTAAAGCTAGCGCTGCTTCCTCTCGTTTTAGGAACTGGGCTGCCATTACAAGCGGCAACATCAACAGCAGAATTATCCGCTTGTTATGCAAAAGGCCTCAGTGACAGAGCGCAATGCGGAAAAATCTCGCAACCATTAAGTGAAACCAAAACAGAACAAAAAATTGATATTCATTTTATGGTTATTCCAGCAATAAAGCCGCTTTACCCACAAGAAGCGATTATTGCGTTTGCAGGGGGACCTGGACAATCGGCCACTGAAATTGCAGCGAACTTTGAAAGAATTCTTAAATACGCGAGAGAAAATAGAGACATTATACTTGTTGATCAACGGGGAACTGGAAAGTCCAATCTATTGCAATGTGATATGGATGATCTTGAGCAACAGTTTGCGCTAAATGATACCTTATTGGGTCTCGATTTTTACAAAGAAGATGCCCTTAAGTGTAAAGAAAAACTAGACACAGATCTTTCCGATTATACGACGGTTGCAGCTGCAAAAGATTTTGATGCGGTAAGAGTCGCACTTGGTTATAGCAAATTACACCTATATGGTGGCTCATATGGAACACGCATCGCACTTGAGTATATGAGACAGTTCCCTGATAGTGTTGCATCGGCCGTGTTAGATGGTCTTGCACCCAATAACCAAAGTTTAATGGCGATTGGTGGCGCGATAGAAGATTCATTGAATGCCCTTTTTGCACAATGTGAGGCCGATAAAAAATGTGCAAATAGTTATCCGAATCTAAAGCAGCAATGGCAAAGCTTGCTTAATCAAGTAGAGCAAACGCCGATAGAGGTGTCTGTACTTCACCCAAGAACCAGCAAACCGCTTGCGATGACGATGACCAAAATGAAGCTATTTAGCGCGATTAGGATGGCGCTTTACTCTCATTCTTTCCGCGCATTGGTGCCGCTTGCGATTAGTGAAGCGACTAAAGGTAACCTTGCTCCACTTGTTGGCATGATGGCACCAAGTGAAGACGGTCTGGGATTGACCATGGGGATGCATCAGGCGATTGTATGTGGGGAAGATTGGCCACGATTAACGGCTGCGGACAAAGCCAAATATAGTGAAAACTATATGGGTAAGATGATGATCACAGGACTAGATGCGACGTGTCCAATTTGGAATGTGAGTCCGGTGCCAAGTAGTTATTATGAACCCGTTGCGTCGGATATTCCAACCTTACTGCTTTCTGGCGGATTAGACCCAGCAACGCCTGCTAAGTGGGCAGAAGTTGCGATGGAAAAACTAAGCAATGCTACGCACTTAGTTGCGCCAACCGCTACGCATATTGTCGCAGGGCAAAGCTGTGCTAATAAGCTTATTGCTAAGTTTTACGATGAAAAGACGGTGGGAGACTTTGATATTAGCTGTCTTGAAGAAGACACGCGCAAACAATTCTTTATGAACATCAATGGCCCAGCAACCGCTAATAAGGAGTAA
- a CDS encoding TIGR00645 family protein: MEQETKSENEQFNRYEHLLERTLFKGRWLLAPFFVGLLLAIVLLLLKFFKQLYVMTISALTATNQELLIGILTLVDTALLAGLLIIIIFSGYENFVSKLNVEPQEDKPTWMGKVGFSGLKIKLISAIVAISAVELLKVFIHSQDLTSEQLAWKVGIHITFVISGVLFSVTDFINSRTHSH, from the coding sequence ATGGAGCAAGAAACCAAGTCCGAGAATGAGCAATTTAATCGTTATGAACATCTCTTAGAAAGAACCTTATTTAAAGGACGATGGTTGTTAGCGCCGTTCTTTGTTGGCCTACTACTCGCGATTGTGTTGCTGTTACTTAAGTTCTTTAAACAGCTTTATGTGATGACCATCAGTGCGCTTACCGCGACAAATCAAGAGTTACTCATTGGTATTTTAACATTGGTTGATACGGCTTTATTGGCTGGGTTGTTGATCATTATTATTTTTAGTGGCTACGAGAATTTTGTTTCTAAGCTTAATGTCGAACCACAAGAAGACAAACCGACTTGGATGGGGAAAGTTGGCTTCTCAGGGCTTAAAATCAAGCTGATCAGCGCCATAGTAGCGATATCTGCCGTAGAGTTGCTCAAGGTCTTTATTCATTCTCAAGATTTAACCAGTGAGCAGCTTGCTTGGAAAGTAGGCATACACATTACTTTCGTGATCTCTGGGGTGTTGTTTTCGGTCACCGATTTTATTAATAGTCGAACCCACTCCCATTAA
- a CDS encoding TonB-dependent siderophore receptor, whose translation MKTVSKLSLIALAIMYPSLHASAQQQVSEDKLKDQDIEKITVVSRTLNLYRNGESSTGKLAVDPLNSTQMVTSLNANLIRDLAARDAKDLYRNIAGVSQFSYAGVTARGFRQEEIYFDGLRGDPYVGFNVPQLFNVQRVDFLKGPAGMLYGPGAPGGLFNYITKKPQSEFSANTRIIAGTDSRYGASGEVTGEVAQAQSIRLGAFYEQQDTYRDNSASEVAIVDAGYAYDFDDTRLILQYTHYKQDLDANRLRGVPAGDDGEFLTTPSWNHNEPTDFLNLTSDVLQASVAGDLSPSLSYNVALRYIDNEQEQNYHEPRALIDSNKDGQIDLVAREFRDQLRAQSQLSFAANFVYETQVLGAEQRTAFGLDIYSGEEDALLGRASASNDFVTRYLNGTSLGSDILPLSLYNPNYGETQPTQYNVKFAPESTTKQKRNGTYVLNELAWEKVTFVAGIRYDQFEDDANGSKFDDTNVSFRIGGIYKLSDDISLYSQWADSYEPQGVSSQDEKAGGPFEPTTGDIIEVGLNAELFDGSTLLKVAGYQITRQNLLQNTGTDPEQDGVDNLASIGEITSKGLEIELITDVTPDWVVSLAYAYNDATITADNGAGGIRNSVGDKFANAPENQFGVWTRYQIPEWNLAFAVGGNYVDEQLSLSGQTLNSYFVADTSIIWELDNYSVLFRVENVFDKEYAESGFLERTGHFPGDPRNAFLEFTYNW comes from the coding sequence ATGAAAACAGTATCAAAACTATCCCTTATCGCTTTAGCGATTATGTACCCCTCTTTGCATGCATCAGCTCAGCAGCAAGTGTCAGAAGATAAGCTTAAAGACCAAGACATAGAAAAAATAACCGTCGTTAGCCGAACATTAAATTTATATCGTAATGGTGAATCTTCAACGGGAAAGCTTGCGGTTGACCCACTTAACTCGACCCAGATGGTGACTTCTCTCAATGCAAATCTGATCCGTGATTTAGCCGCAAGAGATGCCAAAGATCTTTATCGTAATATCGCGGGGGTCAGCCAATTTAGCTACGCGGGGGTGACTGCACGTGGCTTTCGTCAAGAAGAAATCTATTTTGATGGTCTAAGAGGCGACCCATATGTTGGGTTTAATGTCCCACAGCTATTTAATGTCCAGCGTGTCGACTTTTTGAAAGGTCCCGCTGGTATGCTGTATGGACCCGGGGCACCTGGTGGATTATTCAACTATATAACTAAAAAGCCGCAATCTGAGTTTAGTGCCAACACTCGTATTATTGCGGGTACAGATAGCCGCTATGGTGCTTCTGGTGAGGTGACTGGTGAAGTAGCACAAGCACAAAGCATTCGCTTGGGAGCTTTTTACGAACAACAAGATACCTACCGTGATAATAGTGCCAGCGAAGTGGCAATTGTGGATGCTGGTTACGCTTATGATTTTGATGATACCCGCTTGATTTTGCAATACACGCACTACAAGCAGGACTTGGACGCGAATCGCTTACGCGGTGTCCCCGCTGGCGATGACGGTGAGTTTCTAACGACACCATCGTGGAATCACAATGAGCCTACAGACTTTTTAAATCTAACCTCAGATGTATTGCAAGCGAGTGTTGCTGGGGATTTGAGCCCATCGCTAAGTTACAACGTTGCGCTTCGCTATATAGATAATGAGCAAGAACAAAACTATCATGAACCAAGAGCACTCATCGACAGCAATAAAGATGGTCAAATCGATTTGGTCGCACGTGAGTTCCGAGATCAACTAAGAGCCCAATCTCAACTCTCTTTTGCGGCTAACTTTGTTTACGAAACACAAGTACTTGGCGCTGAGCAGCGTACCGCATTTGGACTAGATATATATTCTGGTGAAGAAGATGCATTATTAGGTCGAGCGTCAGCATCTAATGACTTTGTCACTCGTTACTTAAATGGTACGTCGTTAGGCTCGGATATTTTGCCTTTGTCTCTCTACAATCCTAATTATGGCGAAACGCAGCCAACCCAATACAATGTGAAGTTTGCGCCAGAAAGTACAACGAAACAAAAGCGTAATGGCACGTATGTCCTTAACGAACTCGCTTGGGAGAAAGTAACGTTTGTTGCAGGCATACGTTATGACCAGTTTGAAGACGATGCCAACGGCAGTAAGTTTGATGATACCAATGTTAGCTTCAGAATTGGTGGTATCTACAAGCTATCTGATGACATCTCATTGTATTCACAGTGGGCTGACTCTTACGAACCTCAAGGCGTATCCAGCCAGGACGAAAAAGCGGGTGGTCCATTTGAGCCAACGACGGGTGATATCATTGAAGTTGGGCTTAACGCAGAGTTATTTGACGGAAGTACATTGCTAAAAGTGGCTGGTTATCAGATAACAAGGCAAAACTTGCTACAAAATACAGGCACAGATCCTGAGCAAGATGGTGTTGATAATTTAGCGTCAATCGGAGAAATCACGAGTAAAGGCCTAGAAATTGAATTGATCACCGATGTGACCCCTGACTGGGTAGTAAGTCTGGCCTATGCCTATAATGATGCGACTATCACCGCTGACAATGGCGCTGGAGGGATCCGCAATAGTGTTGGCGATAAATTTGCCAACGCCCCTGAAAATCAGTTTGGGGTGTGGACTCGATATCAGATCCCTGAGTGGAATTTGGCTTTCGCAGTTGGCGGAAACTATGTGGATGAGCAGCTTAGTTTATCTGGCCAAACACTAAATTCCTATTTCGTCGCTGACACCTCAATTATTTGGGAACTAGATAACTACAGTGTGCTATTCAGAGTTGAAAACGTATTCGACAAGGAATATGCAGAGTCGGGCTTTTTAGAGCGTACAGGGCACTTTCCAGGCGATCCAAGAAATGCTTTCCTTGAGTTTACCTACAATTGGTAA